The following are encoded together in the Pseudomonas xantholysinigenes genome:
- a CDS encoding MFS transporter, translating to MSTPHEVPPATLRRVIAASAIGNFVEWFDFAVYGFLATLIASQFFTGESASVALLKTFAVFAVAFALRPLGGIVFGALGDRLGRKRILSLTILLMAGSTTLIGLLPTYASIGVLAPLLLTLARCLQGFSAGGEYAGACAYLMEHAPQHKRAFYGSFVPVSTFSAFACAAVIAYGLEASLTPEAMNTWGWRIPFLIAAPLGLVGLYLRWRMEETPAFRQAMAEGKAHAHSPLGDTLRHHGRTIRNLGAFISLTALSFYMFTTYFATYLQTVGQLSRAQALLVSTVALLFAAAGCPLAGAFSDRVGRRRTIGFTCLWVMLAVFPAYWLASSGSLAGALLGVILLAIGALMSGVVTTALLSECFPTRSRYTASAITYNVAYTLFGGTAPLVATWLIEQSGSRLAPAFYLVVIALLALIGGLALPETSRLSLHDEPGDTAEREATSSTAR from the coding sequence ATGTCCACCCCCCATGAGGTCCCACCTGCCACCCTGCGCCGGGTGATCGCCGCCTCGGCCATCGGCAACTTCGTCGAATGGTTCGACTTTGCCGTCTACGGTTTCCTCGCCACGCTGATCGCCAGCCAGTTCTTTACCGGTGAAAGCGCCAGCGTCGCCCTGCTCAAGACCTTCGCCGTGTTCGCCGTGGCCTTCGCCCTGCGCCCGCTGGGCGGCATCGTGTTCGGCGCCCTGGGCGATCGCCTGGGGCGCAAGCGCATCCTGTCGCTGACCATCCTGCTGATGGCCGGCTCCACCACCCTGATCGGCCTGCTGCCGACCTACGCCAGCATCGGTGTGCTGGCACCGCTGCTACTGACCCTGGCGCGCTGCCTGCAAGGGTTTTCCGCTGGTGGTGAATACGCCGGGGCCTGTGCCTACCTGATGGAGCATGCGCCCCAGCACAAACGCGCGTTCTATGGCAGCTTCGTGCCGGTCTCGACCTTTTCCGCCTTCGCCTGCGCGGCAGTGATCGCCTACGGCCTGGAGGCAAGCCTGACGCCCGAGGCGATGAATACCTGGGGCTGGCGCATTCCGTTCCTGATTGCCGCGCCCCTGGGACTGGTCGGCTTGTATCTGCGCTGGCGTATGGAAGAAACCCCGGCCTTCCGCCAGGCCATGGCCGAAGGCAAGGCCCATGCGCATTCACCGCTGGGCGACACCCTGCGCCACCATGGTCGCACCATCCGCAACCTGGGCGCGTTCATCTCGCTCACCGCCCTGTCGTTCTACATGTTCACCACCTACTTCGCCACCTACCTGCAGACCGTCGGCCAGCTCAGCCGGGCCCAGGCCTTGCTGGTGTCCACCGTGGCGCTGCTGTTCGCCGCCGCTGGCTGCCCGCTGGCCGGGGCGTTCTCCGACCGGGTCGGGCGTCGGCGGACCATTGGCTTTACCTGCCTGTGGGTGATGCTCGCGGTGTTTCCAGCCTACTGGTTGGCCAGCTCGGGCTCGTTGGCCGGGGCCTTGCTGGGGGTGATCCTGCTGGCCATCGGCGCGCTCATGAGCGGCGTGGTCACCACAGCGCTGCTGTCGGAGTGTTTCCCGACCCGCAGTCGTTACACCGCCTCGGCGATCACCTACAACGTGGCCTACACCTTGTTCGGTGGTACCGCGCCGCTGGTGGCGACTTGGTTGATCGAGCAGAGCGGCAGTCGCCTGGCGCCGGCGTTCTATCTGGTGGTGATTGCCCTGCTGGCGTTGATCGGTGGGTTGGCGTTGCCAGAGACGTCGCGGCTGTCGCTGCACGATGAGCCCGGCGATACCGCGGAGCGCGAGGCAACCTCGAGCACCGCTCGCTAA
- the katG gene encoding catalase/peroxidase HPI, with translation MANESKCPFHQTAGGGTSNRDWWPDQLNLKILHQHSSKSDPMDPDFDYAKAFKSLDFQALKKDLTALMTDSQDWWPADFGHYGPLFIRMAWHSAGTYRIGDGRGGAGSGQQRFAPLNSWPDNVSLDKARRLLWPIKQKYGNRISWADLIVLTGNVALESMGFKTFGFSGGRADVWEPDEDVYWGSEKVWLGGDTRYGKAEPAGKGDLVAEPAKRPEEQSRNLAGERNLENPLAAVQMGLIYVNPEGPDGTPDPVASGKDIRDTFGRMAMNDEETVALIAGGHAFGKTHGAGPADNVGAEPEAAGLEQQGLGWANKFGTGKGGDTITSGLEVIWTSTPTRWSNEYLNNLFNFEWELTKSPAGAHQWRPKDGKGAGTVPDAHDGSKRHAPSMLTSDLALRFDPIYEPIARRFKDNPEQLADAFARAWYKLIHRDMGPLARYLGPEMPNEELLWQDPLPKAGAQPSEADIAALKAKVLASGLSVAELVATAWASASTFRGSDKRGGANGARLRLAPQKDWAANQGVDKVLAALEKIRSEGGNKISMADLIVLAGSAAVEKAAKDAGHSISVPFHPGRVDASQAQTDVESFAVLEPLADGFRNFTKARYSVKAEKLLLDKAQLLTLTAPELTVLIGGLRVLGANHGGGKQGVFTDKVGVLSNDFFRNLLDMGVEWKPTTADNEAFEGRDRKTGQVKWTASRVDLVFGSHAQLRAISEVYGSSDSGQKFARDFVAAWVKVMELDRFDLQ, from the coding sequence GGTGGCCTGACCAGCTCAACCTGAAGATCCTCCACCAGCATTCGTCCAAGTCCGACCCCATGGACCCGGACTTCGACTACGCCAAGGCGTTCAAGAGCCTCGACTTCCAGGCCCTGAAAAAAGACCTGACCGCCTTGATGACCGATTCCCAGGACTGGTGGCCCGCCGACTTCGGTCACTACGGCCCACTGTTCATCCGCATGGCCTGGCACAGCGCCGGTACCTATCGCATCGGTGATGGGCGCGGCGGCGCCGGCTCCGGCCAGCAACGTTTCGCCCCGCTCAACAGCTGGCCCGACAACGTCAGCCTGGACAAGGCCCGGCGCCTGCTGTGGCCGATCAAGCAGAAGTACGGCAACAGGATTTCCTGGGCCGACCTGATCGTGCTCACCGGCAACGTGGCCCTGGAGTCGATGGGCTTCAAGACCTTCGGTTTCTCCGGCGGGCGCGCCGATGTGTGGGAGCCGGACGAGGATGTCTACTGGGGCTCGGAGAAGGTTTGGCTGGGCGGCGATACCCGCTACGGCAAGGCCGAGCCGGCGGGCAAGGGCGACCTGGTGGCCGAGCCTGCCAAGCGCCCCGAGGAGCAGAGCCGCAACCTGGCGGGCGAGCGCAACCTGGAGAATCCCCTGGCCGCGGTGCAGATGGGGCTGATCTACGTCAACCCAGAGGGGCCGGACGGCACGCCGGACCCGGTCGCATCGGGCAAGGACATCCGCGACACCTTTGGCCGCATGGCGATGAACGATGAAGAAACCGTGGCGCTGATCGCCGGCGGCCATGCCTTCGGCAAGACCCATGGCGCAGGCCCCGCCGACAACGTCGGTGCCGAGCCGGAAGCCGCGGGGTTGGAGCAGCAAGGGCTGGGCTGGGCCAACAAGTTCGGCACCGGCAAAGGCGGTGACACCATCACCAGCGGTCTGGAAGTCATCTGGACCTCGACGCCCACGCGCTGGAGCAACGAGTACCTGAACAACCTGTTCAACTTCGAATGGGAACTGACCAAGAGCCCGGCGGGTGCCCATCAGTGGCGACCCAAGGATGGCAAGGGCGCAGGTACTGTGCCTGATGCCCACGATGGGTCCAAACGGCATGCGCCCTCGATGCTCACCTCCGACCTGGCGCTGCGCTTCGACCCGATCTACGAACCCATCGCCCGCCGCTTCAAGGACAACCCCGAGCAGTTGGCCGATGCCTTCGCTCGCGCCTGGTACAAACTGATCCACCGCGACATGGGCCCGCTGGCGCGTTACCTCGGCCCGGAAATGCCCAACGAGGAATTGCTCTGGCAAGACCCACTGCCCAAGGCCGGCGCGCAGCCCAGCGAGGCTGACATCGCCGCGTTGAAAGCCAAGGTCCTGGCCTCGGGCCTGAGCGTGGCCGAGCTGGTTGCCACTGCCTGGGCCTCGGCTTCGACCTTCCGCGGCTCGGACAAGCGCGGCGGGGCCAATGGCGCACGCCTGCGCCTGGCGCCGCAGAAAGACTGGGCGGCGAACCAGGGCGTGGACAAGGTGCTCGCGGCCCTGGAAAAAATCCGCAGCGAAGGCGGCAACAAGATCTCCATGGCCGACCTGATCGTACTGGCCGGCAGCGCCGCGGTGGAAAAAGCGGCCAAGGACGCAGGGCACAGCATCAGCGTGCCGTTCCATCCAGGCCGGGTCGATGCTTCGCAGGCGCAGACCGATGTCGAGTCGTTCGCCGTCCTTGAACCCCTGGCTGACGGCTTCCGCAATTTCACCAAGGCGCGTTACAGCGTCAAGGCCGAGAAGCTGCTGCTGGACAAGGCACAACTGCTGACCCTGACCGCGCCGGAGCTGACCGTGCTGATCGGAGGCCTGCGCGTGCTGGGCGCCAACCATGGCGGCGGCAAGCAGGGCGTGTTCACCGACAAGGTCGGCGTGCTCAGCAACGACTTCTTCCGCAACCTGCTGGACATGGGCGTGGAGTGGAAGCCGACCACGGCGGACAACGAGGCCTTTGAAGGGCGTGACCGCAAGACCGGACAGGTGAAGTGGACGGCCAGCCGGGTCGACCTGGTGTTCGGCTCCCACGCCCAGTTGCGGGCGATCAGCGAGGTGTATGGCAGTAGCGACAGCGGGCAGAAGTTTGCCAGGGACTTTGTCGCGGCCTGGGTGAAAGTCATGGAGCTGGACCGCTTCGATCTGCAGTGA